The nucleotide window ACTGGTCATTTAACTCTGTGTGTGGCATGCCCTCAAATTTGGACTCCCAAGATTTCTATGTTCGTAATAATGTACATGGACATCTACCACAAACCCACAAAATGGAGATAGGAACACTGACCTGCAACTCAATGATCTATGCAGTCTAGAATTGGTTGCTGCTGTCAATGACCAGTCCTGAACATTTTGGCCCCCAGGAGATCCATTCCTATCTTACCTTTGAAGGAAAATCGCTTCTTGCTGTGATTCCTCGACGATGAACCTCTCCTTTGAGAGGTCGCAAGAGAGCTGCTTCGTCTCAAGTCATTCTCGATCTGATGTGAGATAGAGTGGCCACTAGTACCTGCACCGGTGGACGCTCCTGCACCCtgactgctgcaagcagacctcaAAGCCACATGAAGCGGTTCCGAGATGGATGTAGATTGTTCTTTTCCAACAGCTTTCAGACATACTGGGCATGGAGGGTCGTGAATTTGACTCTTTGGAGTGGTCTCCTCCAAACAATCTGCATGGAAAACATGGTGGCATGGTAGTATGCCAGCAACTGGCATATCGGTGCTTCTAACAATCCGGTTAGAACTCCACGGAGACTTCTGGTACAGTGACCTCTTGCACAGTTCACATTTTTGGTATCTTGAGGTACTAGGGCATCTGTGGTTCTCGACGTTGATGGTGTCTGCGATATCAACATTGTCTCCATCAAACCTAAAATCATAGCTGCTTGCATTGCTCCATCTAAATCCTTCCCTCCTCGAACTCATGCTGAGGTCTGGTGAAGCCTCCATCTTCCGAAGGTCGGTTAGGGCCCTCTGGAACTTAAGCTCAGAACTCAAAATTCTCTCGGTCCACATGGGCGAAGCCCCACTATCTTCACGTGGCATTCTCGAACCACTGGTACTTGCTTCAGCCATGGCAGAAGCATCAGCCTCCGAAACAGGATTCTGAAACATGAGTGGATAAATGGGTTTTGACATGAATGAACGCCTGCTGGGAAGGTGTCGGGGAAAGAAGGCTGGCTGCTTGCTGGTGGATGCCCATCTACTAGATTCTAATGGTGAAAATGGAGAACCGATACTGTTACCAGCAGAGAAACCTCCCTGCATCCgagaaaaatagaaaaaggaTGCCTTTACAATCATATACTGCCAACCAATCACTTAAACATGGTGAAAAAAAAGTGGTTTtggggaaaagaaaaacaaacatcATGAAGCATATGAATTAAAATGTTACCTCACTGCCCCTGGAAAAGACAGAAGCTTCAGGCCTTGCACCTGATGATGCAGAAGGAGTTGAAGATTAGTTAAATGAGTTTCTTGAAAATAAGCAGTTACCTTGGCAATCAAACAATTTCTGGAGTTAATCAGAAAAGGAAGGTAAGCTTCTACACAAGTACATAGTTCCGTTAAAGTTAAGCCAATAACCAAGGCATGAATGAGGATCATGGCTTTTTGAACCACACACTCCTCTTTGCAGTCTCAAAACCACCAAGCTTTAGATGCATTATGTGCCTCAAACCCTCCTGTATGATTGATtggtcaaaattttcagatttgagTACGTTTTTGCCCAGACTCACGACAAGCGAGTCCAATTCATTTTCAGACATGCATCCTACCTGTGCATTTGCTCCAACCATTGGTCGGGTAAGTGAAGCTACTTTTTAAGTCATTATACTTATTGTCCTTTATTCACCATGCAACATATTGTTTCACGTTTCTAATGTCCCAGGCACCTTTTACCCCGTTGTCTTTCTATGAAACTATCTAGTAACGACACTTTTTGATCCATGCAGTAACTGAAATAAATCAAtgtaaaaagagaaaatatattattctaagCACCTTAAAGGATTACAGACGTCGTATTTTTCACTCGAAAGAGCGTTTGACTTCCTTTCAGTGGCACAAAAATTAGAATACCTATGTACATGAGATAATTTAAGCATACAGCCAACTTGAATTGCAGACGATTACAAGTATTTCCAGTTCTTTCAAGTCTACAATTAAAGTATTTGTAATTAATAACTAGGTTTGATTTCAATTTCCGTATAATTCTCGATTGATCGTTGAAACTCATATCGAGGGCCTTGGTTGATATATCAATCAGGAGCAACATAAATTGCCAAGTAAAGTCCAACAGGCTTAAGCCGAGGCAAACCTAAATTACTCATTAAAATTAAGAAGCACATAAAAAATAGGCCCTTCCCATACCAAAACAGTAGCCACTTCTTAATTTTACAATCTACTCTTTTctttgtttatcataatatttgTCCTTTAAAATCAAACTTCAAACCTTCAAATAattttatgcaaaaaaaaaaaaaatattgtcaaGATTGCAAATTACAGTTTTTAATACACGTGTAAAATTATGGCAATTGAGATCATCTGTATATGTATTCATGTATTACATTTTGCATCTCTATCTATCATCCATCATCTATCTCCTCCCTTCCTCCCCCCAGCCCTCCTCACTTTATTTTTTCCCCTCCCTTTCCTTCATCCCCACCCATGACACAATTTGTTTGATCTCAAGCAGGTTCAAACTTGTCCAGAAGTTTGTTATCATCTTCACTGGCTGGTACATAAAAATTTTGGATAGCCATGTCAATTTTACTAAGTACTGATACCCTGCAGGTTCTTTTGCCACCTAATTCTGTTCTTACAAATTACAACCACAACTGCCTTACAACATGCGCTTCAAAAGAAATTAAAGCACCAAACAGTtaggaatattaaaattttaaagctTTAGATTCCTTATCtgaaaggggaaaaaaaggaGTAAACAGCAAGTCTTATAAGATTGAATGACAGTGATCAGGTAATGCAAAATAATATTACCTCCTGCAGGTGTAGAGAACTCCCCAAGATCATATCTGTGCACACATGGTGTCCATCGACGTGCCTGGAGATAGTCAGATGGGCTCTCTGAATAAGATAGTGCCCCATCAGACACAGAATGGTGATGATTTAGGTCACTGCTCCCAATATGTCTGACATTACTATGCAAAGACATTGAAGATCCACTAATAGGAACTTCATGAACCCTATTAGATAATTCATCCGACTGAGAACTGCAGTCCCATCTCCTTGACAAATGGGGTGAGTAGCTTGAATTGGTCCGCCAGTGAGGTTCACTCGGATCAATGGAACAATCTCTTCCAGATGTATTAGATTTCGGTCCATGTGGCCCAACAGGTACACAACAAAGAGCACCCATCTCATGTATTTATGTGAAATCTGATGGAAGCAACACAGAGTAGCTGCTTGATTCTTGACAGGAACTAattacaaatcattgatgtctgcACATGTTGATAAAAGCACCTGAGTAACATCATAAATTGTTGACCTACAATACGCTTGCAGGGCCATCCAAATCAAAAGTACAGCTACTGGCATTTCTAACACAGGATGCTTTCTCAGATCCTCGAACCATGAAGTTGTTCATTTGCCTAATTTCAGACTCTGATTCAGGTTAAAAACATTCAGAAAAAACAAGCTGTAtaataacattcaacttgtgtACCTGTGACCTTGTACATAAGGTGCAACACTTTGCTTTCCACGCTTAAAAGAATAGCTACTCCTCCTAACTTCACGTAACACCAAGTAAAATTTCACTTGCGCAGCAGGGAGAATCTGAAGCGAATATAAGTGGACTCTAATAAGTAAAAGATAGACCACTACTGACAAAAAGCTAGTCAAGAGTATACTCTAAAGGCTAAATTTAAAGTTTATCATGGACCTGTCACCCAAATATTTGCAAAGCTATTTGAGCACCTCGAGCACCAGCACGACAAAAGAATTACCTTGACCATTCACAAGCAGCTTTTGGCATCTAGAAAACTGACCCAAGTGATTTCTGTGTGGGGATGAACAAAGTATCAGAGTTCAAGCCAATCATTCTAATTGATCTTACAGTATAGTGAAGATATAGGATATCTTCAACAAAACTTGTTTGCATCATCTATGACATCCATACTCTACATGAAAAACGCATCAAAGGCCACGCCTTTCGATCGCGGTAAACAGGACAAATCAGCTCCATACATCAAAGGAAAGGCAAAAGTATTCAGGATTACTCTCCAGCTCCATATATGGAAGAAAATCACTTGCTTTCAACGTGGTCATACATGTCTAGGGACTCCTCATGAACCAAGAGGACTGGCATAACTTCTCCTTACTTAGCACACGAGAACAGTAAACAAAACAGCGATTCTACACAAGAATAACCTAAATCAATAAGCGATCCAGAATACGAGGAGACACCGAACTCCAAGATCAAATATTGGATAGATCAGAAACTCCAGCTACGAATCCATGGATTAGCAGGAGATATAGAGCCTCTAAGTGAAAGAAGCAAAGAAAATGGGGGAACGAGAACTGAGCGGGTGCCAAATCGCGACGACGgccaagaaagttcgtcggatcataaaaaaaattaccaAAACACTGGGCGACCGTGAGAAGATCGGGAAGCAAATCTAATCACCTGGCGGAAATTAGGGCTCGGAAAAGGGCTGCTTGCGGTGGCGAGAGGGATTCGACAGGAGCGGAAAAGGCCCGAACTTTAATGATGACAAGCGTCGGTCTCCTCCCCTAGGGGGAATCAGAGGAAGAGAACAACAAAGCGAAGAAAAACTTTTCTCATACCTGTCCTGCGATTACTCGATACGTACCTTCTTTTTCATTGGTAACCAAACCCGGGCCCACCCAAAATGTACAGTAGGAAAGAAGATAAGGTCGGGGTATCGATAACGATCAAGGTAAAATAATTCAACACATGGCACGCCGATGTCTCCTCCCATGGATTCTGGCTGTTATGGTGGGCAAGGCGGGCGTCACGTGATCTGCACCTGACATCGGGGGCGGTCGGCCCGTGGGAACGGATCACGAGGCGGATCATCCAGCGCCGATACTGATCCAACGGCTGAGGATGGCAGTGGCACGATACGACTGACGTTGGAGTGGAGTCGCAACGTGTGATGCGTCGATCGATTCCGATCTCACCTCAGAAATGATTGATTCATGAAGGATGGATGTGAGCCAATATGTATTAGTTAACGAGTCATGGAGGGGCATATGCATCATCAATCACCAACTTTTGTGCTTATCGATTAGGAGATGATTGCAAGGGTTGAGTTAGGAGACATGTATCATTCCAAGAATATAAAAAGCAGAGAGCGCTGTCAGATTGAGCTGCTCACCTAATTTGTGATGATCTtaagttgttgttgttgttgatgatcATGAAACACTTGCTTTT belongs to Musa acuminata AAA Group cultivar baxijiao chromosome BXJ3-5, Cavendish_Baxijiao_AAA, whole genome shotgun sequence and includes:
- the LOC135580954 gene encoding uncharacterized protein LOC135580954 yields the protein MGALCCVPVGPHGPKSNTSGRDCSIDPSEPHWRTNSSYSPHLSRRWDCSSQSDELSNRVHEVPISGSSMSLHSNVRHIGSSDLNHHHSVSDGALSYSESPSDYLQARRWTPCVHRYDLGEFSTPAGGARPEASVFSRGSEGGFSAGNSIGSPFSPLESSRWASTSKQPAFFPRHLPSRRSFMSKPIYPLMFQNPVSEADASAMAEASTSGSRMPREDSGASPMWTERILSSELKFQRALTDLRKMEASPDLSMSSRREGFRWSNASSYDFRFDGDNVDIADTINVENHRCPSTSRYQKCELCKRSLYQKSPWSSNRIVRSTDMPVAGILPCHHVFHADCLEETTPKSQIHDPPCPVCLKAVGKEQSTSISEPLHVALRSACSSQGAGASTGAGTSGHSISHQIENDLRRSSSLATSQRRGSSSRNHSKKRFSFKGKIGMDLLGAKMFRTGH